The following nucleotide sequence is from Thermogemmatispora onikobensis.
CTGTGGAGGGGAGAAAATGCTGCTCGGGATCTTCCGCATAGAGACGCATTTCAAGGGCATGGCCCCGCGCTACTAGCTCCTCCTGGCGCAGGTGCAACGGCTCGCCGGCGGCAATCAGAATCTGCTGACGCACCAGGTCGAGGCCCATCACCAGCTCAGTGACCGGGTGCTCAACCTGCAGACGGGTATTCATCTCTAGAAAATAGAAGCGCTGATCGCGGTCGAGCAGAAACTCCATCGTCCCGGCGTTGACATAGCCCGCCGCACGGGCAATGCGTACAGCCGCTTCACCCATGCGGGCGCGCAGAGCCGGCGTCAGGGCTGGCGAGGGACTTTCCTCAACGATCTTCTGATGGCGGCGCTGGATCGAACATTCGCGCTCGCCCAGATGGAGAACCTGACCGTGAGTATCGGCCAGCACCTGGAACTCAATGTGACGAGGCTGCTCTAGCAAGCGCTCCAGGAAGACTGTGCCATCGCCAAAAGCGGCCAGCGCCTCGCGCTGCGCCCCCTCTAGCTGGGCCGGGAAGTCCTCCAGCGAGCGCACCACGCGCATTCCCTTGCCTCCGCCTCCGGCTGCCGCCTTGATCAAGAGCGGCACCCCGATGCGCTCCGCTTCCTGCAGCAGACGCTGCGGGTCCTGCTGGGAACCATCATAGCCCGGCACAGTCGGTACCCCGACCTGCTGCGCCACCTGGCGCGCGGCAATTTTCGAGCCCATGAGGCGCATGGCCGCAGCAGGAGGACCAATGAAGACCAGGCCGGCCTCCTGACAGGCCTCGGCGAAGGCCGGATTCTCCGAGAGGAAGCCATAGCCGGGATGAATCGCTTCGGCCCCAGCCTGGCGGGCCGCCGCAATGATGGCCTCGATGCGCAGGTAGCTCTCACTGGCAGGCGCAGGGCCGATCGGATAGGCTTCGTCAGCCTCATAGACGTGCGGCGCCTGGCGATCGGCCTCTGAGTAGACAGCGACGGTACGAATGCCCATTGCCCGACAGGTGGCCATGATGCGGCGCGCGATCTCTCCTCGATTGGCGATTAAGATCTTCTTGAACATCAGCTGACCACCCAGCTGGCTTTGCGCTTCTCCAGGAAGGCACGCAGACCCTCCTGTCCCTCGGGACTCGCCCGCAGCCCGGCAATCAGATTGGCGGTATAGTCACGCGCCGCCTCGCCACTCAGCCCCCCAAGCTGCAGGGCCAAAGCCTTGCAGGCCCGTAAGGCCCGCGGCCCTCCACGCAGCAGATTGTGCAGGGCCTGCTCTACCGCCGCATCCAGCTCCTGAGCAGCCACGACCACATGCACCAGCCCCACCTCGCGCGCCCGCGCCGCCGTAAACTGCTCTCCCGTCACAAAGAGCGCCCGCGCCTGACCCTCTCCTATCTTGCGCACCACATAGGGAGCAATCACCGCCGGAGCGATGCCCAGGCGCACCTCGCTAAAAGCAAAACGCGCCGTCTCGACCGCGATCACCAGATCGCAGGCCGCAATCAGCCCCAGGCCGCCGCCCATCGCCGTCCCATTGACGCGGGCCACCACCGGACAGGGGAACGTATTGATCGCCTCAAAGAGGTCAGCTAAGCGCAAAGCCTCAGCCACATTCTCCTCACGGCTCAAATTCACCGCCTGCTGCATCATCCTGATATCAGCCCCGGCGCTAAAAGAGGCACCCGCACCGGTCAGGACAACAGCATGCAGCTGCTCATCGTCGCGCAAAGCAGAGAAGGCGGCGCGTAGTTCTTCAATCAACTGTGCATTAAAAGCATTGTGGACCTCGGGGCGCTGCAGCGTCACCGTCGCGACCCGGTCCTGAAAGCTGCGTTCAACACTGAGTAGGGTGTACTCCATTGTGACTATCCCTGACAAGAACTCAGCTGCCCATCAGGCAGGCACCACTCCCGGCGGCCCGCCCGCCAGCACCCGGCCCCCAAGAGCAGGGAGCCTATAGCCGCCGCAGCTTCTCATTTGCTCATTGCTTTTTATTATACCATCCTCTTGCCAACGTACAGCCTGGATTTCTCGTGTTGACCAGGCCCGCCCCCCTCGCCCTAGAGCCAGCGCAGGCGCCGGAAGATCAGCAGCAGGAGCAGTGAGATCGCGGCCATCACAGCCAGAGCCGCCGCATAGCCATAGGTCCAATGCAACTCGGGCATATACTCGAAGTTCATGCCCCAGATACCCGCCAGCAAGGCGTCGACCATCAAAACAATCGAGGCCGCCGTCAGCGTGCGCATCGTCTTATTAAGGTCGTTGGAGACGATCGAGAGGTTCGCATCCATTGTCGAACTCAGCTGATCGCGGTAGAGATCAACGGTATCAGCGACGCGCATAATGTGGTCGTAGACATCGCGGAAATAGAGCAAGGCATGCTCATTGAAGAGGGGATTATCGCGATTCGTCAGCACATTAAGCACATCGCGCTCGGGGCCAGCAATGCGGCGCAGCGTCAGAAAGCGCTTCTTGAGGGCCAGCAGATCCTGAGTAAAGGAGCGCTGACGCAGCTCGCCGCTGAAGAGGCGATCCTCCAGGTCCTCAGCCTGCTCGACCATAGCATCCAGCACCGGGAAGTACTGGTCGACGATCGTGTCGAGAAGGGAATAGAGCAGGACAATCACCCCACCCTCCAGCTGGCGCACATTGCGCGTCCAGCGCTGCTCGGTCTCCTCCAGCTCGGGAATAGGCTCACTATGCACCGTGATCAGATAGCGCTCGCCCAGAAAGATCGACAGCTCACAGACCCGCAGGCGCTCTGTCGATGGCTCCGCCTGGATCGTATAAAAGACGATCAGGTAGAAGCTATCATACTCCTCGATTTTGGGACGCTGATGCTTATGACCGGCATCTTCCACCGCCAGCGGATGCAGATGGAAGGCTTCCCCCACGCGCTGCAACTCCTCTGGACCTGGATTGAAAAGATCCAGCCAGAGCACAGTCTGCGGCTCGGCCAGGGCCTGCTGGGCCTCGGCCAGGGAAGCAACGCGCTGAAAGCAATGCTCCTGGGAATTGCAACGCAGCGCCTTCAACATTAGCGTGGGCTACTCCTTCCTCTCAAGCAGGAGAACTGCCAGCCAGTCTATCCACCTGCCAGCAGGCAAGGGCGATCCCCACTCTGCCAGCGAGGCATATCTGGCTCGTCCGGCCCTCACGACGGATCTCTCTGTCCTGCGACGGCTACATGCGGAAGACCCCGAAAGGTGTCTCAGGCATGGGCGCATTGAGCGAGGCCGCGATCCCCAGAGCCAGCACTGTGCGCGTCTCGCAGGGGTCGATGATGCCATCGTCCCACAGGCGAGCCGTGCTATAGTACGGGTTGCCCTCGCGCTCATACTTCTCCAGAATTGGCCGCTTAAAGGCCGCCTCCTCTTCCTCCGTCATCGTCTCCCCGCGCGCCGTCAGATTCTCCTTGCGGATCGTCGCCAGCACGCTGGCAGCCTGCTCACCACCCATCACTGAGATGCGGGCATTGGGCCACATCCAGAGCTGGCGTGGGGCATAGGCGCGCCCGCACATCGCATAATTGCCCGCCCCGAAGGAGCCACCGATAATCACCGTAAAGCGAGGAACCGGTGCATTGGCCACCGCCATCACCATCTTCGCCCCATCCTTAGCGATGCCGCCGCTCTCGTACTGACGCCCCACCATAAAGCCAGTGATATTCTGCAAAAAGATCAGCGGGATCTGGCGCTGGGCACACAGCTCAATAAAATGGGTCGCCTTGAGGGCGCTCTCCGAGAAGAGCACCCCATTATTGGCGATAATGCCCACAGGATAGCCCATGAGGCGAGCAAAACCACAGACAATCGTCGTCCCGTACAGCTCCTTGAACTCATGGAAGCGGCTACCATCCACCAGGCGAGCGATCACCTCGCGCACATCATAGCTCTTGCGATAATCGCGCGGCACAATGCCATAGATCTCCTCGGGATCGTAGCGCGGCGGCTCCGGCTCAGTGATCTCCCAGGGAATGGACTTGCGCCGCTGCAGATTGGCCACGATGCTGCGGCAGATCGCCAGGGCATGCTCATCGTTAAGGGCGTAGTGATCGGCCACCCCCGAGATGCGACAATGGACATCGGCCCCACCCAGCTCCTCAGCACTCACCTCCTCGCCAGTTGCCGCCTTCACCAGCGGTGGCCCCCCGAGAAAAATGGTCCCCGTGCCGCGCACAATGATAGTCTCATCGCTCATCGCCGGCACATAGGCGCCGCCCGCGGTGCACGACCCCATCACCACGGCAATCTGCGGAATGCGCTGGCTCGACATGCGCGCCTGATTGTAGAAGATGCGCCCAAAATGGTCGCGATCGGGAAAAACTTCGGCCTGCAGGGGCAAAAAAGCCCCGCCCGAGTCGACCAGATAGATACAGGGGAGACGATTCTGTTCGGCAATCTCCTGGGCCCGCAAATGCTTCTTCACCGTCATCGGGTAGTAGGTCCCGCCTTTGACGGTGGCATCGTTGGCAATAATCATGCACTCCTGGCCCTCAACAACCCCAATACCAGTCACAATGCCCGCCGAGGGCGCCTCGTTATCGTACATATCCCAGGCAGCCAGTGGACTCAGCTCCAAAAAAGGGGTGTCGGGGTCACAGAGCAAACGAATGCGCTCACGCACAAGCAGCTTATTACGCTTACGATGGCGAGCCACGGCATCGGCGCCTCCGCCCTGCTGCACCTGCTGCAGACGCTCCTTCAGCTCGGTCACAAGCTGACGGAAATAACGCGCATTTTCCTGAAATTCAGGACTGCTGCGGTCAACATGCGTTTCAAGGACTCGCATGGGCGTTCGCCCTCTTCCTCTCTGAAGAAATCACTGCCATTGTGACATGAGGCGCTCCTCTTCGTCAAGATCTTCCTCGGCAAAGGCCACTCCCCATAAAAGCGGAGATCCCCCTCGAGCCGCCCCAAGACCAGCGCAGAGAGAAGAGAGCCAACAAAGGCCAGAGGCGCCGTCAGACGCGCTCTTCGCTCAGCATTGTTGCTGCGCCAGCACGCTATCGATCTGGGCCAGCAGTCGCCCCGCCGGGGCAAAGCCATAGTTGACGGCCTGGGCCTTGCCCTGACCATCGAGCACAACCGTGGTCGGCAGCGTCAGGACGCGATAGCGAGCCGTCAATTGCGGCTCCGTCGGCGCATCCACTTCGATCACCCTGACCAGCGCGCCACGGGCCGCCTGGACCTGGCGTAGCGCCGGCTTCTGTAAGCGATGGCACTGCTGACACTCGGCGCTGCTGAAGAGCAAAATGCGCACCGGCCCGCTTGCCTCCCCCGCTTCATCCTGGCGGTCGGCAGCCAGGACCGGCGCCGCCAGAGCTGCCCGGCGCTGCCGTTCGACAAAGCGCCGCCCGAGCAGAATGAAGCTCCATAGGAGGACGGCCAGCAGAAGCAGTAAGGCCGCCCGCCAGAGCATCACGTTCAGCATCACCCAGCTCTTCCTTCCCTTCCTTCCACTCTACCAGCTTGCCCCTATCTCACACCACGCCAGTGGAAGCCCCCTTCATAGCGCACGCGGGGAACCAGGCCGATCTTTCCCAGGTAATAATAGACCAGGCAGCCAGCACAGAAGCCAACCGTCAGATTGACAAAGGAGAGCACAAAGACCAGCAGGTCTAGCGCCCAACCGGCCAGCGTCGCAGACGTCAGCAGAAGCAGGAGCCCGGCGACCAGCAGGAGCGTGGCCCCTACTCCCTGAGCGAAGCGATGCGGGGCTGGATCATCCTCGACCAGGCGCGGCTTCAACAGGCCGCTCGCTACCAACACATGCCGATAGAAGAGCGCAAACGGCCCAGCCGCCGGCCAGAGGGCACTCCAGGCCAGGAGCAGGCCGGTGATCAGCACCAGCGGCGGCCAGCTCAATAGGAAGGCCAGAGCCGTTAGCACCACCACACTGCCCTGCGAGAACTTCGCCAGGCGGCTATCAACGCGCAAATCGGTTGCGGAAACGGCTTCCACAGTAGTTCCTCCTCCAGTTCAGATCAGGCTGATTGGCGCTCGCCTCGACCAGCGACGCTGAGCACCCCTCGAATAGAGCCTTCACCTGAATGAATGATAACATAGTGTATCTATTTAGTAAACAACCACAGCGTGGCCCGCCATATTCCCTGCCAGGCAGCAGACCACAGCGACGGTTAGCTCCCCTATCCCCTCTTGACAGGGCTGCCAAGAAAAGGTATCCTGTTCTCGGACAGCTAGAGACAAGGTGTCGCGTCTCGGCTTTGCACTATCGCCAGAGCGTGCAACAGCGGCAAAGCGAGCAGTCAGTCAGCCAGGGTCAATAAGCAGGCTCTGGCCAGCTTGCTTGCCTGCCTGCCCTTCTTCCTGGCGAGATGTGACGAGAGAGCCTGTCACCACCTTCGGGTGTGGCCAAGCGGTAAGGCAGCGGACTTTGGATCCGCGATCCCAGGTTCGAATCCTGGCACCCGAACCACTTTTCGCCTGCTCGCCGCGCCGCTGGCGAGAGCAGGGACTGGTCTCTCATGACCAGGTAGAAGCGTTGAACGATGTTCTCTGTCGTGCTTGCACTGGCAGCAAGCAAGAAAAAGGGGGAATTTATTTCTTTCCCGCGCCTGAGCAGCAAGGGCAAGCGACCTTGCCAGCTCAGCGCAGCTTAGCCCGGCGGTCCGTGGCGCAGGGGCACGAGCCGCTGAGGAGACAGCCATGAAACAAGAGGT
It contains:
- a CDS encoding acetyl/propionyl/methylcrotonyl-CoA carboxylase subunit alpha, producing MFKKILIANRGEIARRIMATCRAMGIRTVAVYSEADRQAPHVYEADEAYPIGPAPASESYLRIEAIIAAARQAGAEAIHPGYGFLSENPAFAEACQEAGLVFIGPPAAAMRLMGSKIAARQVAQQVGVPTVPGYDGSQQDPQRLLQEAERIGVPLLIKAAAGGGGKGMRVVRSLEDFPAQLEGAQREALAAFGDGTVFLERLLEQPRHIEFQVLADTHGQVLHLGERECSIQRRHQKIVEESPSPALTPALRARMGEAAVRIARAAGYVNAGTMEFLLDRDQRFYFLEMNTRLQVEHPVTELVMGLDLVRQQILIAAGEPLHLRQEELVARGHALEMRLYAEDPEQHFLPSTGTVVRFFGPLRPGMRIDSGVESGSDVSQFYDPMLAKLITYGEDRAASIARMRTLLEELAVFGVKTNSALLHAITENAAFREGLTFTSFLEEQGLLEPGALREREALPLALKAAALAEVVNEERGERNPWRRLGPWRLSDVGRLLRYSYEGEEHQACLERLPGGGGSWRVQIDGGEPEEVLPQLTPDGALCLQYGVRRERVPFLRLAGETQVMLRGRLYRLQRPQPPAIESSLRGSGQRGGQSLTAPMAGTIVKVQVSEGEAVKQRQVLVILSAMKMEHVITAPYDGVVRRIHYREGDVVQGGAVVVEVEMGQSEAALATTPEE
- a CDS encoding enoyl-CoA hydratase-related protein, with product MEYTLLSVERSFQDRVATVTLQRPEVHNAFNAQLIEELRAAFSALRDDEQLHAVVLTGAGASFSAGADIRMMQQAVNLSREENVAEALRLADLFEAINTFPCPVVARVNGTAMGGGLGLIAACDLVIAVETARFAFSEVRLGIAPAVIAPYVVRKIGEGQARALFVTGEQFTAARAREVGLVHVVVAAQELDAAVEQALHNLLRGGPRALRACKALALQLGGLSGEAARDYTANLIAGLRASPEGQEGLRAFLEKRKASWVVS
- the corA gene encoding magnesium/cobalt transporter CorA; the encoded protein is MLKALRCNSQEHCFQRVASLAEAQQALAEPQTVLWLDLFNPGPEELQRVGEAFHLHPLAVEDAGHKHQRPKIEEYDSFYLIVFYTIQAEPSTERLRVCELSIFLGERYLITVHSEPIPELEETEQRWTRNVRQLEGGVIVLLYSLLDTIVDQYFPVLDAMVEQAEDLEDRLFSGELRQRSFTQDLLALKKRFLTLRRIAGPERDVLNVLTNRDNPLFNEHALLYFRDVYDHIMRVADTVDLYRDQLSSTMDANLSIVSNDLNKTMRTLTAASIVLMVDALLAGIWGMNFEYMPELHWTYGYAAALAVMAAISLLLLLIFRRLRWL
- a CDS encoding carboxyl transferase domain-containing protein translates to MRVLETHVDRSSPEFQENARYFRQLVTELKERLQQVQQGGGADAVARHRKRNKLLVRERIRLLCDPDTPFLELSPLAAWDMYDNEAPSAGIVTGIGVVEGQECMIIANDATVKGGTYYPMTVKKHLRAQEIAEQNRLPCIYLVDSGGAFLPLQAEVFPDRDHFGRIFYNQARMSSQRIPQIAVVMGSCTAGGAYVPAMSDETIIVRGTGTIFLGGPPLVKAATGEEVSAEELGGADVHCRISGVADHYALNDEHALAICRSIVANLQRRKSIPWEITEPEPPRYDPEEIYGIVPRDYRKSYDVREVIARLVDGSRFHEFKELYGTTIVCGFARLMGYPVGIIANNGVLFSESALKATHFIELCAQRQIPLIFLQNITGFMVGRQYESGGIAKDGAKMVMAVANAPVPRFTVIIGGSFGAGNYAMCGRAYAPRQLWMWPNARISVMGGEQAASVLATIRKENLTARGETMTEEEEAAFKRPILEKYEREGNPYYSTARLWDDGIIDPCETRTVLALGIAASLNAPMPETPFGVFRM
- a CDS encoding thioredoxin family protein, which encodes MLNVMLWRAALLLLLAVLLWSFILLGRRFVERQRRAALAAPVLAADRQDEAGEASGPVRILLFSSAECQQCHRLQKPALRQVQAARGALVRVIEVDAPTEPQLTARYRVLTLPTTVVLDGQGKAQAVNYGFAPAGRLLAQIDSVLAQQQC
- a CDS encoding DUF4395 domain-containing protein, with protein sequence MEAVSATDLRVDSRLAKFSQGSVVVLTALAFLLSWPPLVLITGLLLAWSALWPAAGPFALFYRHVLVASGLLKPRLVEDDPAPHRFAQGVGATLLLVAGLLLLLTSATLAGWALDLLVFVLSFVNLTVGFCAGCLVYYYLGKIGLVPRVRYEGGFHWRGVR